Proteins from one bacterium genomic window:
- a CDS encoding 50S ribosomal protein L10 — protein sequence MDKKAKQESLNFLVDRLSNLKSIVFTNFKGLSAQEMSNIQQLAREGNGEYKVVKNTITLKAIDKSGREGINQFISGPCAIAFLPEDPTSLVKAFVSFSKQHQALILKGGIIEGEIVSDENLKKIAALPSKTQLLTNVVGNLNAPVANLVSYLHQMIFSLVSVINSIKNSSDNNQNVQDGGNKDVQEGSR from the coding sequence ATGGATAAAAAAGCAAAACAAGAGAGTTTAAATTTTTTAGTTGATAGATTGAGCAACTTAAAATCCATAGTATTTACAAATTTCAAAGGTTTAAGCGCTCAAGAGATGTCGAATATTCAACAATTAGCAAGAGAAGGAAATGGAGAATATAAAGTAGTAAAAAACACTATAACTCTCAAGGCTATTGACAAAAGTGGTAGAGAGGGAATTAACCAATTTATTTCAGGTCCTTGTGCAATTGCATTTTTACCGGAAGACCCGACGTCGCTTGTGAAAGCATTCGTATCTTTTTCAAAACAGCATCAAGCTTTGATATTGAAAGGTGGCATAATAGAGGGCGAAATAGTTAGCGATGAGAATTTAAAGAAAATCGCAGCTCTTCCAAGTAAAACGCAGTTGTTGACCAATGTTGTTGGCAATTTAAATGCCCCAGTGGCAAATTTAGTTAGTTATTTGCACCAGATGATTTTCAGTCTGGTAAGTGTGATAAATTCAATTAAAAATAGTTCTGACAACAATCAGAACGTTCAAGATGGAGGGAACAAAGATGTCCAAGAAGGAAGCAGATAA
- the rplL gene encoding 50S ribosomal protein L7/L12, translating into MSKKEADKEQQVKPKEQSKSTKVKLSREEIIEGIKNLTVIELSELVKNLESEFGVSAIQAVPQVVASAGSGSGQQQAAEEEKTSFTVILSSTGDKKIQVIKEIRSFTNLGLKEAKDLVESAPKTVKENVSKEEAEDMKKKLEAVGAVVEVK; encoded by the coding sequence ATGTCCAAGAAGGAAGCAGATAAAGAACAACAGGTAAAACCCAAAGAACAATCAAAGTCTACGAAGGTCAAATTGAGTAGAGAGGAAATTATAGAAGGCATTAAGAATTTGACCGTTATAGAACTTTCCGAATTAGTAAAGAACTTGGAAAGTGAATTCGGAGTTTCTGCAATTCAAGCTGTTCCTCAAGTTGTCGCTTCAGCTGGTTCTGGGTCAGGTCAACAGCAGGCTGCTGAAGAAGAAAAAACATCCTTCACCGTAATACTTTCTTCTACAGGAGATAAAAAAATCCAAGTAATAAAAGAAATCAGAAGTTTCACTAATCTTGGATTGAAAGAAGCTAAGGATTTGGTAGAAAGTGCACCAAAAACTGTAAAAGAAAATGTTTCCAAAGAAGAAGCAGAAGATATGAAGAAAAAGTTGGAAGCTGTTGGTGCGGTGGTAGAAGTTAAGTAG